A window of Microcystis aeruginosa FD4 contains these coding sequences:
- a CDS encoding DUF4359 domain-containing protein, whose product MGGNFFKAAIALGVVAGVMGLTNPPQELYSEYAAEKLLAHADKIACEKISLCGSIDSLPVAARNIIKNQILKPAIETSSQRQNLGVFSIYTTEVPGVAKIRTLGAFGHFLTFSET is encoded by the coding sequence ATGGGGGGTAATTTCTTCAAGGCAGCGATCGCACTAGGGGTGGTAGCGGGGGTGATGGGATTGACCAATCCCCCCCAAGAACTTTACAGCGAATACGCCGCCGAAAAACTCCTCGCTCATGCCGACAAAATCGCTTGCGAGAAAATCAGTCTCTGTGGCTCGATCGATTCTTTGCCAGTGGCAGCCAGAAATATCATCAAAAATCAAATCTTAAAACCAGCGATCGAAACCTCTAGTCAACGGCAAAATTTAGGTGTGTTCAGTATTTACACCACAGAAGTACCGGGGGTAGCTAAAATTAGAACTCTTGGCGCTTTTGGGCATTTCTTGACTTTCTCGGAGACTTAG
- the nblS gene encoding two-component system sensor histidine kinase NblS: MFNFLPSLREAIARWWSEFTLQTKLMAAATLAVSLLMSGLTFWAVNTIQQDVRLNDTRFGRDLGLLLAANVSPLIAEDNLTDLARFSARFYSSTSSVRYLIYANEEGQIFFGIPYSTAEVKNSLTIERRIQLPENYGENAETPLVRQHKTPDGEVTDVFVPLNHEGKYLGVLAIGINPNAIVVASSNLTRDVTIAVFVSIWAMVILGAVFNALTITKPIKELLVGVKNIAAGNFKQRVDLPLGGELGELILSFNEMAEKLERYEEQNIEEMTAEKAKLDTLMSTIADGAILLDTNFQLLLINPAAREIFGWEDREIIGQNVLHLFPPELTVKLTKPLYQIAAGETLQPEESANQNQKNAVIDQENNNYSPAEFRLSLTNPKPCTIRILLTQVFDQYRENVRGIAMTLQDITREAELNEAKSQFISNVSHELRTPLFNIKSFIETLTEFGEDLSDTEKREFLETANHETDRLTRLVNDVLDLSRLESSRNYNLDAIDIGQLIEQTLRTYQLNARDKGLELSSEIEANLLPILGHYDLLLQVLTNLVGNSLKFTPAGGKVMIRAYKITRDNPQETVKIRVEVSDTGIGIDAEDQSAIFDRFYRVENRVHTLEGTGLGLSIVKNIIEKHYSQINLISEVGIGTTFWFDLDIYQGSIASKKINDVSL; this comes from the coding sequence GTGTTTAATTTTCTGCCCAGTCTCCGAGAAGCGATCGCCCGTTGGTGGTCTGAGTTCACCCTCCAAACTAAATTAATGGCTGCGGCTACTTTAGCCGTTTCTTTGTTGATGAGTGGTTTAACCTTTTGGGCGGTTAACACGATCCAGCAGGATGTGCGTCTCAATGATACCCGTTTTGGCCGGGATTTAGGGCTGTTATTAGCCGCTAATGTCTCCCCCCTCATTGCTGAGGACAATTTAACCGATTTAGCCCGTTTTTCAGCCCGTTTTTATAGTAGTACCTCCAGTGTGCGTTATTTGATCTACGCTAACGAGGAGGGTCAGATATTTTTCGGCATTCCCTATTCTACCGCCGAAGTTAAAAATTCCCTGACGATTGAGCGTCGCATTCAATTACCGGAAAATTATGGCGAAAATGCGGAAACTCCCCTCGTCCGTCAGCATAAAACCCCCGACGGTGAAGTAACCGATGTCTTTGTTCCCTTAAATCATGAAGGCAAATATTTGGGAGTATTGGCGATCGGGATCAATCCTAACGCTATTGTGGTCGCTTCTTCTAATCTAACCCGTGATGTTACTATTGCCGTTTTTGTCTCGATTTGGGCCATGGTGATTCTCGGGGCAGTTTTTAATGCTTTAACTATCACCAAACCAATCAAGGAGTTATTAGTCGGGGTCAAAAATATTGCAGCGGGAAATTTTAAGCAGCGCGTTGATTTACCCCTGGGAGGAGAGTTGGGGGAATTAATTCTCAGTTTTAATGAAATGGCGGAAAAGTTAGAACGATACGAAGAACAAAATATCGAAGAAATGACCGCCGAAAAAGCCAAACTAGATACGTTAATGTCTACTATTGCTGATGGGGCAATTCTCTTAGATACTAACTTTCAATTATTATTAATTAATCCCGCAGCTCGGGAAATATTTGGCTGGGAAGATCGGGAAATTATCGGTCAAAATGTTCTACATCTTTTTCCTCCGGAGTTAACGGTTAAACTAACTAAACCTCTCTATCAAATTGCGGCAGGAGAAACCCTCCAGCCAGAAGAATCCGCTAATCAAAATCAGAAAAATGCTGTTATTGATCAGGAAAATAATAACTATTCCCCAGCAGAATTTAGATTATCTTTAACTAACCCGAAACCCTGCACAATTCGCATTTTGTTAACTCAGGTATTCGATCAGTATCGGGAGAATGTCCGGGGAATTGCCATGACGCTACAGGATATCACCAGAGAAGCAGAATTAAATGAGGCAAAAAGTCAATTTATTAGCAATGTTTCCCATGAGTTAAGAACCCCTTTATTTAACATCAAATCTTTTATTGAAACCCTGACAGAATTTGGAGAGGATCTCAGCGATACAGAAAAAAGAGAGTTTTTAGAAACCGCCAACCATGAAACCGATCGCTTAACTCGTTTAGTTAATGATGTTCTCGATCTTTCTCGGTTAGAGTCCTCCCGTAACTATAACTTAGATGCGATCGATATCGGACAATTAATTGAACAAACCCTAAGGACTTATCAACTAAATGCTAGGGATAAAGGACTAGAATTAAGCTCGGAAATTGAAGCAAATTTACTACCAATTTTGGGCCATTATGATCTACTTTTACAGGTATTAACTAATCTAGTCGGTAACTCCCTAAAATTTACTCCTGCTGGCGGCAAAGTGATGATTCGTGCCTATAAAATAACCAGAGATAATCCCCAAGAAACTGTCAAAATTCGCGTGGAAGTATCCGATACTGGTATTGGCATTGATGCCGAGGATCAAAGTGCCATATTCGATCGCTTCTATCGGGTAGAAAATCGCGTTCATACCCTAGAAGGGACGGGATTAGGATTATCGATCGTCAAAAATATTATTGAAAAGCACTATAGTCAAATTAATTTGATTAGTGAAGTGGGAATTGGCACAACTTTCTGGTTCGATCTAGACATATATCAAGGCTCGATCGCCAGCAAGAAAATTAACGACGTGAGTTTATAA
- the hflX gene encoding GTPase HflX translates to MKQLQRLYHERLPIDTLTTPEFAQRLAAISTDIHQPLCTYINRRGQVIRVGVGTPRQTQFSLLELPRYGSERLCGIRCIATELKQESPKESSLTAMALQRLDALVILTLTGTGMIRRGGGATGYVEQVYLAHLIPQSQTNVNSNIYWSVSAPLNLEDLSKQDFLELVEGLEAEFQREFTAITVDKAEDRVLLVGLMTEGMSDRQFEDGLSELERLVDTAGGKVLQVTRQKRDHPHPQTVIGSGKVAEIALQVQTSGANLVVFNRDLSPAQIRNLENQIGVRVVDRTEVILDIFAQRAQSQAGKLQVELAQLEYTLPRLTGRGLAMSRLGGGIGTRGPGETKLETERRTIQRRLSRLQDEVDQLQAHRSRLRKQRQKQEVASVAIVGYTNAGKSTLINALTAAEVYTADQLFATLDPTTRRLTITDTLTQVSHTLLLTDTVGFIHELPPSLVDAFRATLEEVTEADALLHLVDLSHPAWESQIASVLKILSEMPIQTGPVLMVFNKLDQVKSEDLEIAKEKYPQAVFISAIRRLGLETLKQKLIDLIA, encoded by the coding sequence ATGAAACAGCTACAAAGGCTGTACCATGAACGCTTGCCCATCGATACTCTCACCACCCCAGAATTCGCCCAAAGACTGGCGGCTATCAGTACCGATATCCATCAACCCCTCTGCACCTATATCAACCGTCGCGGCCAGGTAATTCGTGTGGGAGTGGGAACCCCCCGACAAACCCAATTTTCTCTCTTGGAACTACCCCGCTACGGTTCCGAGCGTCTTTGCGGAATTCGTTGCATCGCCACGGAACTCAAGCAGGAATCGCCAAAAGAATCCAGTTTAACCGCCATGGCTCTGCAAAGATTAGACGCACTGGTGATCTTAACTCTAACCGGTACAGGCATGATCCGTCGCGGTGGTGGGGCGACCGGTTATGTGGAGCAAGTCTATCTGGCTCATCTCATACCACAAAGTCAAACAAATGTCAATAGTAATATATACTGGTCTGTCTCCGCTCCCTTAAATCTAGAGGATTTAAGCAAACAGGACTTTTTAGAGTTAGTCGAAGGACTAGAGGCGGAGTTTCAGCGAGAATTTACCGCTATAACCGTTGATAAAGCCGAAGATCGGGTGCTATTGGTTGGTTTAATGACCGAGGGGATGAGCGATCGCCAGTTCGAGGACGGTTTAAGCGAATTAGAACGTTTAGTTGATACCGCCGGGGGTAAAGTTTTGCAAGTCACCCGACAAAAACGGGATCATCCCCATCCTCAAACAGTGATCGGTTCGGGAAAAGTGGCAGAAATAGCCCTACAGGTGCAAACTTCGGGGGCTAATTTAGTTGTATTCAATCGGGACCTTTCTCCCGCCCAAATTCGCAATCTAGAGAACCAAATCGGGGTGAGAGTGGTTGATCGCACCGAGGTAATCCTGGATATTTTCGCCCAACGGGCCCAATCCCAAGCGGGTAAACTACAGGTAGAATTAGCCCAATTAGAATACACTTTACCCCGTCTCACCGGGCGCGGATTAGCCATGTCGAGATTGGGGGGAGGAATTGGCACTCGCGGACCGGGGGAGACAAAATTAGAAACAGAACGCCGAACTATTCAACGTCGTTTATCCCGTCTCCAGGATGAGGTGGATCAACTGCAAGCTCATCGTTCTCGTTTACGCAAACAACGGCAAAAACAAGAGGTGGCCAGTGTGGCGATCGTCGGTTACACCAATGCGGGAAAATCTACTTTAATTAATGCTCTCACCGCTGCCGAAGTTTATACTGCCGATCAACTGTTTGCTACCCTTGATCCCACCACCCGACGCTTAACTATTACTGATACCCTCACCCAAGTCTCTCACACCCTTTTACTAACCGATACGGTGGGTTTTATCCATGAATTACCCCCCTCACTGGTGGATGCTTTTCGGGCAACTTTAGAGGAAGTAACGGAAGCAGACGCCTTACTCCATCTGGTGGATCTCTCCCATCCAGCTTGGGAAAGTCAGATTGCCTCGGTGTTAAAAATCCTCTCGGAGATGCCGATTCAAACTGGTCCGGTGTTAATGGTGTTTAATAAGTTGGATCAGGTAAAAAGCGAGGATTTGGAAATAGCCAAGGAAAAATATCCCCAAGCTGTTTTTATCTCGGCTATTCGTCGGCTAGGATTGGAAACTTTAAAACAAAAGTTAATCGATTTAATCGCTTAA
- a CDS encoding alpha/beta hydrolase: MNEVEAFRFFNTAFGQELIKQFSQLIKSPPDQSQPLLEGAIISSVANLDGLNIINVLKNYDSPTLALNLETVRNSIDEADQLYQATERIFNWLDPQALAEDIPLPSSINLSNLATKGNQTWTSETLRIPRPNRDPLTVFVYLPEKSSKPAPLIVIAPGLNSDFQSLSYVAQHLASYGFAIVGINFPESDAQRLYDALHGLDTLPTPNVWMEQPKDISLVLDTLEQKMQSDPN; encoded by the coding sequence ATTAATGAAGTAGAGGCATTTAGGTTTTTTAATACTGCCTTTGGGCAAGAATTGATCAAACAATTCAGTCAATTGATCAAAAGTCCACCGGATCAAAGTCAACCCTTATTAGAAGGTGCTATTATCTCATCTGTCGCCAATCTTGATGGATTAAACATCATTAATGTTCTCAAAAACTATGATAGTCCAACCCTAGCTTTAAACTTAGAAACTGTCCGCAATAGCATTGATGAAGCCGACCAATTATATCAAGCAACAGAACGTATTTTTAATTGGTTAGATCCTCAAGCGCTGGCCGAAGATATCCCCTTACCCTCCTCGATTAATTTATCTAATTTAGCAACCAAGGGAAATCAAACTTGGACATCAGAAACCTTAAGGATTCCTCGTCCTAATAGAGACCCTTTAACCGTCTTTGTTTATCTTCCTGAAAAATCCAGCAAACCGGCTCCTTTAATTGTCATTGCACCTGGCTTAAATTCCGATTTTCAATCCTTAAGTTATGTCGCTCAACATTTAGCTTCTTATGGTTTTGCCATAGTGGGAATTAATTTTCCTGAAAGTGATGCCCAAAGGCTGTATGATGCTTTGCATGGGTTAGATACTTTGCCCACACCTAATGTTTGGATGGAACAGCCGAAAGACATAAGTTTAGTATTAGATACCTTAGAACAAAAAATGCAATCAGATCCCAATTAG
- a CDS encoding alpha/beta fold hydrolase, with translation MQQILGLETQPKIWHWRGFKITYQSAGETGPAIVLVHGFGASWGHWRKNIPVLGEKCRCFALDLIGFGGSDKPEPKNQIDYTFETWGAQIADFCREVVGGPAFLVGNSIGCVAIMQAAVDYPDFVLGVAAINCSLRLLHERKRGKLPWYRRLGADIAQIILKNKAIGAFFFQQIAKPQTVRKILLQAYRRSEAVTEELVEIILKPARDQGAIEVFLAFTGYSGGPLPEDLLPILPCPAMLLWGSEDPWEPLPLGQELARFPTVKQFIPLAGLGHCPQDEAPEIVNPILLDFLQAHI, from the coding sequence ATGCAGCAAATTCTAGGATTAGAGACACAACCAAAAATCTGGCATTGGCGGGGATTCAAAATCACCTATCAAAGTGCGGGGGAGACAGGACCGGCGATCGTGCTTGTGCATGGATTTGGGGCATCTTGGGGACATTGGCGAAAAAATATCCCCGTTTTAGGCGAAAAATGTCGCTGTTTTGCCCTAGATTTAATTGGTTTTGGCGGTTCCGACAAACCCGAACCAAAAAACCAGATCGATTACACTTTCGAGACTTGGGGGGCGCAAATTGCCGATTTTTGTCGGGAAGTGGTGGGGGGTCCTGCTTTTTTGGTGGGTAATTCCATCGGTTGTGTGGCCATTATGCAGGCTGCCGTCGATTATCCCGATTTTGTCCTTGGGGTAGCGGCGATCAATTGTTCCCTCAGACTACTGCACGAAAGAAAACGGGGGAAATTACCCTGGTATCGTCGTTTAGGTGCAGATATTGCCCAAATAATTCTCAAAAATAAAGCAATTGGGGCTTTTTTCTTCCAACAGATCGCTAAACCCCAGACAGTGCGTAAAATTCTCCTCCAAGCTTATCGGCGCTCGGAAGCGGTAACGGAGGAATTAGTAGAAATAATCTTAAAACCCGCCAGAGATCAGGGAGCGATCGAGGTTTTCCTCGCTTTTACTGGTTATTCTGGCGGCCCGCTGCCAGAAGACCTACTGCCGATTCTTCCCTGTCCGGCTATGCTGCTTTGGGGTAGCGAAGATCCTTGGGAACCCTTGCCCTTGGGCCAAGAATTAGCACGATTCCCGACAGTAAAACAGTTTATCCCCTTAGCCGGTTTAGGCCACTGTCCCCAGGACGAGGCCCCAGAAATAGTTAATCCGATTTTATTAGACTTCCTGCAAGCTCATATCTAA
- a CDS encoding class II aldolase/adducin family protein: protein MIDEGYVKYNCTWIPDRPLIISQIEELNYWRNHLYQLGLIGQYDNGIGFGNVSQRGTIDKEIIISGTNTGGIPVLNESHYTTVIDYDWRENRVTCRGTIAASSETLTHAAIYEANPQINAVIHIHHRHLWQNLMYRVPTTQENIAYGTPEMAAEIVRLCQEERLEEQQILVMSGHEEGIIAFGQDLEKAGNLLLSYYQQFQSS from the coding sequence ATGATTGATGAAGGTTACGTTAAATACAATTGTACTTGGATTCCTGACCGTCCCTTAATAATCTCACAGATCGAGGAATTAAATTATTGGCGCAATCACCTCTATCAACTGGGATTAATCGGTCAATACGATAACGGAATCGGTTTTGGGAATGTGAGTCAACGAGGAACAATAGACAAAGAAATTATTATTTCTGGCACTAACACCGGGGGGATACCAGTATTAAATGAATCCCATTACACCACAGTTATAGACTACGATTGGAGAGAAAATCGCGTCACTTGTCGAGGAACAATCGCCGCTTCTTCGGAAACTCTCACCCATGCAGCGATTTATGAAGCGAATCCCCAGATTAATGCGGTTATTCATATTCATCATCGCCACCTGTGGCAAAATTTGATGTATCGCGTGCCGACCACTCAAGAAAATATCGCCTATGGAACCCCAGAAATGGCCGCAGAAATTGTCCGTTTATGTCAAGAAGAGCGTCTAGAGGAGCAGCAAATTTTAGTGATGAGTGGTCATGAGGAAGGAATTATCGCCTTTGGGCAAGATTTAGAAAAAGCGGGCAATTTATTATTGTCCTATTACCAGCAATTTCAATCATCTTGA
- a CDS encoding ferritin-like domain-containing protein: MTVAYPRKFKKTMSARDIMKRVISDREIHLVTLNRYRYNEQRSCKDLTELIETLDGQPQELIQDLSHHVADEARHAYWLTDLLIELGADVGKPPGLSYIDEFERLLDQDQFQGEEQREDGLIAALAAINVTEKRGCEYFAAHIYALKAGEQTPENLKIQETIAKIFPEEAGHVRWGNRWLAKIAQKSPEHRQKVEKAKAKYSAIEQAAYESGMDITLGAELRRVGHLMEIAATMPLWERPQYLMERLPQSLLDPKLQLFRVEAAQKAWNRDPQMFMERFLPMFFNADDKLGKKEKVN, translated from the coding sequence ATGACCGTTGCTTACCCTCGTAAATTCAAGAAGACGATGAGCGCTCGCGACATCATGAAGCGTGTCATTAGCGATCGCGAAATTCATCTTGTCACCCTCAACCGCTACCGCTACAACGAACAACGTAGCTGTAAAGACCTGACCGAACTGATCGAAACCTTAGACGGACAACCGCAAGAACTAATACAGGATCTTTCCCACCACGTCGCCGATGAGGCGCGCCATGCCTACTGGTTAACCGATTTATTGATCGAATTGGGGGCCGATGTGGGGAAACCGCCGGGGTTGTCCTATATCGATGAATTTGAACGTCTTCTCGATCAAGATCAATTCCAAGGTGAAGAACAAAGGGAAGATGGACTGATTGCGGCCCTGGCGGCAATTAACGTCACGGAAAAACGGGGATGCGAATACTTTGCCGCCCATATTTATGCTCTCAAAGCAGGGGAACAAACCCCAGAAAATCTGAAAATTCAGGAAACGATCGCCAAAATCTTTCCTGAAGAAGCCGGTCATGTGCGTTGGGGCAATCGTTGGTTAGCCAAAATTGCCCAAAAAAGCCCCGAACATCGGCAAAAAGTCGAAAAAGCTAAGGCCAAATACTCAGCGATCGAACAGGCCGCCTATGAATCGGGTATGGATATCACCCTGGGGGCAGAATTGCGCCGCGTCGGTCATTTAATGGAAATCGCCGCCACTATGCCGCTTTGGGAACGTCCTCAATATCTGATGGAACGTTTACCCCAAAGCCTTCTCGACCCGAAATTGCAATTATTCCGGGTAGAAGCGGCTCAAAAAGCCTGGAATCGTGATCCACAAATGTTTATGGAACGCTTTTTGCCGATGTTTTTTAATGCGGACGACAAGCTCGGCAAAAAAGAGAAAGTCAACTAA
- a CDS encoding pentapeptide repeat-containing protein, with the protein MRLLAAFDRYPDSVSLTLEPVATDSQKFDLYLTLHLQAQIQSLLGGEIKWGLKGGKLDFLLVNCRLTPNPLSSQELYINRINNHQWRLSFKSPQSIFTGAIERTNLGTVSVEEEPYHLTVQFSLTAADICITETSGLWKHDLSPNKHSILERKLAFFLMENQFDAFLSRISLGSSQVELDTIRVEPQPAASENLEKLQAQIEGIYAAVSDDFLELAQLAELNPLTDFTGANLLAAELSGMSLGMANLYQANLRGANLTDADLSEINGSHASFKGADLSGALLANADLSYADFYRSSLALANLIGSNLEGANLVEVNITQANFSGAKVQGAKFADNVGMTEELRENLRLRGAFCD; encoded by the coding sequence ATGCGTCTTTTAGCTGCCTTTGATCGCTATCCCGATAGTGTATCGTTAACCCTAGAACCAGTAGCCACCGACTCGCAAAAATTTGATTTATATTTAACTTTACACCTACAAGCTCAAATTCAATCTCTCCTCGGCGGGGAAATCAAATGGGGACTAAAAGGGGGAAAATTAGATTTTCTTTTAGTTAATTGTCGCCTAACACCAAATCCTCTTTCTAGTCAAGAGTTATACATAAATCGTATTAATAATCATCAATGGCGGTTATCTTTCAAAAGTCCTCAGTCAATATTTACAGGAGCGATCGAAAGGACTAACCTAGGAACCGTTAGTGTGGAGGAAGAACCTTATCATCTGACGGTGCAATTTTCGCTGACAGCTGCCGATATCTGTATCACGGAAACATCGGGATTATGGAAACACGATCTAAGTCCCAATAAACATAGTATTTTAGAGCGAAAGTTAGCATTTTTCCTGATGGAAAATCAATTTGATGCTTTTTTGAGTCGTATTTCTTTGGGTTCATCGCAGGTAGAATTAGATACTATTCGAGTTGAACCGCAGCCGGCAGCATCAGAAAATTTAGAGAAATTGCAGGCACAAATCGAGGGAATTTATGCTGCTGTTAGTGATGATTTTCTGGAATTAGCCCAATTAGCTGAACTTAATCCCCTAACGGATTTTACAGGGGCAAATCTCCTAGCAGCGGAATTAAGTGGTATGTCTTTAGGTATGGCCAATCTCTATCAAGCTAATCTGCGGGGGGCCAATTTAACCGATGCTGATTTAAGTGAAATTAATGGCAGTCATGCTAGTTTTAAGGGAGCGGATTTAAGCGGAGCCTTATTAGCTAATGCCGATTTAAGTTATGCTGATTTTTACCGTTCTAGTTTGGCGTTAGCTAATTTAATTGGCTCTAATTTAGAAGGAGCTAATTTGGTTGAAGTCAACATCACTCAAGCGAATTTTAGCGGGGCAAAAGTGCAGGGGGCAAAGTTTGCCGACAATGTGGGTATGACCGAGGAATTGCGGGAAAACTTACGCTTGCGCGGAGCTTTCTGCGATTAG
- a CDS encoding Uma2 family endonuclease, with translation MTIAQSLPLVESHVNPEIIFPEGEFWSDEPPLESNLHLQQIILLIQCLEWWWREREDYFATGNLTIYYSPNQKKSEFFRGPDFFVVLGTNPNPNRRSWVIWREEGKYPNLIIEILSDSTAKVDREEKKRIYQDIFRTPDYFWFDPESLEFQGFTLISGQYQPITPNAQGWLWSQQLGLYLGLSANKLRYFTPEGELVPTPAEAAQQAENRVLEAENRVLEAENQVQQEKQKAAKLAAKLRELGIDTEENL, from the coding sequence ATGACTATCGCTCAAAGCTTGCCCCTAGTCGAGTCTCATGTCAACCCTGAGATAATCTTCCCAGAAGGCGAATTTTGGAGTGATGAACCACCCTTGGAAAGTAACCTACATCTACAACAAATTATTTTATTAATTCAGTGTTTAGAATGGTGGTGGCGCGAGCGAGAAGATTATTTTGCCACCGGCAATTTAACTATCTATTACAGTCCCAACCAGAAAAAGTCAGAATTCTTCCGTGGTCCCGATTTTTTCGTCGTTTTGGGGACAAATCCCAATCCTAACCGCAGAAGTTGGGTAATTTGGCGAGAAGAGGGCAAATATCCCAATTTAATTATCGAAATTCTCTCCGATAGTACCGCCAAAGTTGACCGAGAGGAGAAAAAACGAATTTATCAAGATATATTTCGCACTCCCGATTATTTTTGGTTTGACCCAGAAAGCCTAGAATTTCAAGGATTTACCCTAATTAGCGGTCAATATCAACCGATTACCCCCAATGCCCAGGGATGGCTCTGGAGTCAACAATTAGGCTTATATTTGGGTTTATCTGCCAATAAATTGCGCTATTTTACCCCCGAAGGGGAATTAGTACCCACTCCCGCAGAAGCGGCACAACAGGCAGAAAATCGGGTTTTAGAGGCAGAAAATCGGGTTTTAGAGGCAGAAAACCAAGTACAGCAAGAAAAGCAAAAAGCGGCGAAATTAGCGGCTAAACTGCGGGAATTGGGCATAGATACCGAGGAAAATCTCTAA
- a CDS encoding response regulator, whose product MRILIVEDDPLMQLGLEQALGEQPDFEIVGQASDGLAGVQLALSLRPDLVVMDIGLPRLDGIAATKQIKEGLANVHVVMLTSHTLQQEVIAALASGADAYCIKGASLDRLLAAIEAAKDGATYLDPQIARLVMDNLKPPAVQPNPNLALLSEREMEVLKLIVEGKSNAEIAEQLYLSTNTIKTHVRGIMNKLAVDDRVQAAVIALRSGIV is encoded by the coding sequence ATGCGGATTTTAATTGTTGAAGACGATCCTTTAATGCAGTTAGGTTTAGAACAAGCACTCGGTGAACAGCCAGATTTTGAGATCGTCGGTCAAGCGAGTGATGGTCTAGCAGGGGTACAATTAGCCCTATCCCTACGGCCGGATTTAGTGGTCATGGACATCGGTTTACCCCGTCTCGATGGCATTGCGGCAACTAAACAGATTAAGGAAGGTTTAGCTAATGTTCATGTGGTTATGCTCACTTCCCACACTCTCCAACAGGAAGTGATCGCAGCCCTGGCCAGTGGCGCTGATGCCTATTGTATCAAGGGAGCGAGTCTCGATCGCCTTTTGGCCGCTATTGAAGCAGCTAAGGATGGGGCCACCTATTTAGACCCTCAAATTGCCCGTTTAGTTATGGATAATCTCAAACCGCCGGCGGTGCAACCTAATCCCAATCTAGCACTTTTATCGGAGCGAGAAATGGAGGTTTTAAAGTTAATTGTCGAGGGCAAAAGTAACGCTGAAATCGCCGAACAACTCTATTTAAGCACCAATACGATTAAAACCCATGTGCGGGGAATTATGAATAAATTGGCCGTGGACGACCGAGTACAAGCGGCCGTAATTGCCCTGCGATCTGGTATTGTTTAA